The Impatiens glandulifera chromosome 3, dImpGla2.1, whole genome shotgun sequence genome contains a region encoding:
- the LOC124930570 gene encoding pectinesterase-like yields MNIVHIGWYVDALPKITYVAKDGTGEFSIIGEAINAIPNYVKFRTYIKIKPGIYMENIVVPKSKTRLTLLGSGIYKTIVSGSRSNKTGFATDKTPTADIIGDGFVAKQITFENTAGPSNNQAVALKSEAEFSAFYRCRFLGFQDTLYAKSGKQFYRECEIHGTVDFIMGNAAVVFQNCEILVGRSLPGKPNVITAQDRDHPTSLTGTVFHNCTFKASRELQPVLTSFKTYLGRPWKVYSRVVIMQSYIDNLIDPKGWLAWDPTSRLDKLYYGEYGNKGPGAVTTGRVTWPGRILLNTTTQASPFTVRNFIQGHTWIPDHVPYHLDLI; encoded by the exons ATGAATATTGTACACATCGGTTGGTACGTAGATGCTCTCCCGAAAATCACCTACGTAGCCAAAGACGGAACTGGTGAATTTTCTATCATTGGAGAAGCTATCAACGCGATTCCCAACTACGTTAAATTCCGAAcgtatataaaaatcaaacctGGGATTTACATGGAAAATATTGTTGTTCCGAAAAGCAAAACTCGTCTGACGCTTCTAGGATCTGGAATCTACAAGACCATTGTCTCGGGCAGCAGGAGCAACAAAACTGGCTTTGCGACGGATAAAACTCCTACGGCAG ATATCATCGGTGACGGATTTGTTGCCAAGCAAATCACTTTTGAAAACACTGCTGGCCCGTCAAACAACCAAGCTGTCGCACTGAAAAGCGAAGCCGAATTTTCTGCTTTCTATCGGTGTAGGTTTCTCGGATTTCAAGACACTTTATATGCGAAATCAGGGAAGCAATTCTACCGAGAATGTGAAATTCACGGTACCGTGGACTTCATTATGGGAAACGCAGCTGTGGTTTTCCAAAATTGTGAAATTTTGGTTGGGAGATCTCTTCCGGGAAAACCAAATGTGATTACTGCCCAAGATAGAGATCATCCAACTAGCCTTACAGGAACAGTCTTCCACAATTGCACTTTCAAAGCGTCACGCGAATTGCAACCGGTTCTAACATCTTTCAAGACATATTTGGGACGGCCATGGAAAGTGTACTCTAGGGTGGTAATCATGCAGTCCTATATTGATAATCTTATCGATCCCAAGGGTTGGTTGGCGTGGGATCCAACTAGCCGATTAGATAAGTTGTACTATGGTGAATATGGTAACAAAGGCCCGGGTGCAGTTACCACGGGTAGAGTTACTTGGCCAGGTCGCATACTACTCAATACAACAACTCAAGCCTCTCCTTTCACTGTACGAAATTTTATCCAAGGCCACACATGGATTCCCGACCATGTTCCTTATCATCTAGATTTAATATag